One Candidatus Zixiibacteriota bacterium DNA window includes the following coding sequences:
- the sufU gene encoding Fe-S cluster assembly sulfur transfer protein SufU has product MSSRLDDMYREVILDHYRSPRGKKPLQKANVLSDGINPACGDQIALSAQIENGVLKDVHVDCRGCAISVASGSMLAEAVKGRPFDEVRKLAETVRKMLRGESDLQLPEEFEDIESLKGVRNFPVRVKCALLAWVTLVEGLDRYAAGKTTEKAVVSTEQE; this is encoded by the coding sequence ATGAGTTCTCGGCTTGACGACATGTATCGGGAAGTGATTCTCGATCACTATCGTTCTCCCCGCGGCAAGAAACCCCTCCAGAAAGCCAACGTACTCTCCGACGGCATCAATCCGGCGTGCGGCGACCAGATTGCCCTGTCGGCCCAGATCGAGAACGGCGTGCTCAAGGACGTGCATGTCGACTGCCGGGGGTGCGCAATTTCTGTGGCGTCCGGCTCGATGCTCGCTGAGGCTGTCAAGGGGCGGCCATTCGACGAAGTCCGCAAGCTCGCCGAGACGGTACGGAAAATGCTAAGAGGCGAGAGTGATTTGCAGCTCCCGGAGGAATTCGAGGATATCGAATCCCTCAAGGGCGTGCGCAACTTCCCGGTGAGAGTGAAGTGCGCGCTGCTGGCCTGGGTGACATTAGTCGAAGGACTGGACCGCTACGCCGCCGGCAAGACTACCGAGAAGGCGGTGGTGTCCACTGAACAGGAGTGA
- a CDS encoding cysteine desulfurase gives MQPDTRKTSLSAESLPKELDVAAIKADFPVLNQKVNGYPLVYLDSAASSQKPREVINAILEHYRHNHANIHRGIHTLADRSTQAYENTRSHVARFIGGTEPEEIVFTSGTTDSLNLIAFAWGDLNVHEGDEIVITEMEHHANIVPWYQLAQRRKARLKIIPITVCGHLDLSNINDIITSRTRIVALCHMSNVLGTINPVTEVAAIAHRHGAIVVVDGAQSAPHMSVHIRDLGADFFAFSAHKMLGPTGVGVLWGKRELLEETPPFRTGGEMIREVRFDKVTWNDIPHRFEAGTPNISGVVAFDAALNYLERLGMPAVHHHEMELTKYAFGRLAELPGLEIQGPQDVEQRGGAISFTDPVIHPHDIGTFLDSRGVAIRAGHHCAQPLMRVMGKVATARASFYVYNDKQDIDVLVESLKEMRKYFGV, from the coding sequence ATGCAACCGGACACACGGAAGACATCGCTCTCCGCTGAGAGTCTGCCCAAAGAACTGGACGTAGCCGCGATCAAGGCGGATTTTCCGGTGCTCAACCAGAAGGTGAACGGCTACCCCCTGGTATATCTGGACAGCGCCGCGTCATCGCAGAAACCCCGCGAGGTGATCAACGCTATCCTTGAGCACTATCGCCACAACCATGCGAATATTCACCGGGGGATTCACACCCTGGCCGATCGCTCGACCCAGGCCTACGAGAACACCCGGTCGCACGTGGCGCGATTCATCGGCGGGACGGAGCCTGAGGAGATTGTCTTCACGTCCGGCACCACCGACTCGCTCAATCTGATTGCGTTTGCCTGGGGCGATTTGAATGTCCACGAAGGAGATGAAATCGTCATCACCGAAATGGAACACCATGCCAATATCGTCCCCTGGTATCAGTTGGCGCAGAGGCGCAAGGCCCGGCTGAAAATTATACCGATCACGGTTTGCGGTCACCTCGATCTCAGCAACATAAACGACATTATCACCTCCCGTACGAGGATAGTCGCCCTATGCCATATGTCCAACGTGCTCGGGACGATCAACCCGGTGACGGAAGTAGCGGCCATAGCGCATCGCCACGGGGCGATTGTCGTGGTCGACGGGGCGCAGTCGGCGCCGCATATGTCGGTGCACATACGGGACCTGGGGGCCGATTTCTTCGCGTTTTCCGCTCACAAGATGCTCGGGCCGACCGGCGTGGGCGTGCTGTGGGGCAAACGGGAACTGCTCGAAGAAACGCCGCCGTTTCGAACCGGCGGCGAGATGATTCGCGAAGTACGATTCGACAAGGTAACCTGGAACGACATCCCGCACCGTTTCGAGGCGGGCACACCAAACATATCGGGCGTAGTCGCTTTCGATGCCGCCCTGAATTATCTCGAGCGCCTGGGCATGCCCGCCGTGCATCACCATGAAATGGAACTGACCAAATACGCCTTTGGGCGGCTGGCCGAGCTTCCCGGACTCGAAATCCAGGGGCCACAGGATGTAGAGCAGCGCGGCGGAGCGATATCGTTTACCGATCCGGTGATCCACCCGCATGATATCGGCACGTTTCTGGACTCGCGCGGGGTGGCTATCAGGGCGGGACATCACTGCGCGCAGCCGCTCATGCGAGTCATGGGCAAAGTGGCTACGGCGCGAGCGTCGTTTTATGTTTATAATGATAAACAAGATATCGATGTGTTGGTAGAGAGCCTGAAGGAAATGAGGAAATACTTTGGCGTATGA
- a CDS encoding non-heme iron oxygenase ferredoxin subunit codes for MGEFRQVARVTDIPVGEIRDFEVDHYRIVIAHTEDGFFAVADECTHDAAPISDGEIDGHDVVCARHGARFDLQTGAVKAPPALVPIDTYEVQIDGENILVDING; via the coding sequence ATGGGTGAGTTTCGCCAGGTCGCAAGGGTTACCGATATTCCTGTCGGCGAGATCAGGGATTTTGAGGTCGACCACTATCGCATTGTGATCGCACATACCGAGGACGGGTTTTTCGCTGTCGCTGACGAGTGCACGCATGATGCGGCGCCGATCTCGGACGGCGAAATCGACGGACACGACGTCGTCTGCGCGCGTCACGGCGCCCGGTTCGATCTTCAGACCGGCGCGGTTAAAGCGCCGCCGGCGCTGGTGCCGATTGACACCTATGAAGTGCAGATCGACGGAGAGAATATCCTCGTCGACATAAATGGCTGA
- the sufD gene encoding Fe-S cluster assembly protein SufD: protein MARTQIEYTIPEMSPELQRGPDWLRQHRQTQRDMFNSLPLPQRGLHLWRYTDPARFVFDLQSETKSTNGKFEATKAAEQRHLANGLLSGIVTDIAGRDIATHGFEEARKRGVIIGSLAEAVETHHALVAPHLYSLVNAGTGKFEAMNGALWHDGIFIHVPDNVTIDKPIHLLRQAGGANSSSFPRLLVTVGRNTEVTLIDEYGGGPVDERQGVAYANGAAEIAADDDSRVRYISLQRLAPATRFYQTHRARMGRGAQMLTIPLVFGGTLSKQNFGVILNGPGADSRMYGLLFGSGFQHFDNHTLHHHASGRTTSDIDFKVVLRDRALSAYTGLIRIEHAARGCEAYQENRNLLLTEGARAETIPELEILNEDVSCSHGATLGPIDPLLLFYLGSRGIPHRDAVRMVVSGFVASTLEQVPGDIRDKITAFVDERLENL, encoded by the coding sequence ATGGCCAGGACTCAAATAGAATACACGATCCCGGAGATGTCACCGGAACTTCAGCGCGGCCCGGACTGGCTCCGGCAGCACCGCCAAACCCAAAGGGACATGTTTAACTCGCTGCCGTTGCCGCAGCGTGGCCTGCACCTGTGGCGATATACTGATCCGGCCCGGTTCGTCTTTGATCTACAGTCGGAGACAAAATCGACCAACGGGAAGTTCGAGGCGACTAAAGCCGCTGAACAACGCCACCTCGCAAACGGCCTCCTGTCCGGTATCGTGACCGATATCGCGGGACGTGATATCGCCACGCATGGTTTCGAAGAGGCCCGAAAACGGGGGGTTATAATCGGCAGTTTGGCCGAGGCAGTGGAAACTCATCATGCCCTGGTGGCCCCGCATCTGTACAGCCTGGTCAACGCCGGGACCGGCAAGTTCGAGGCCATGAACGGCGCGCTCTGGCATGATGGCATCTTCATCCATGTCCCCGACAATGTCACTATCGATAAACCGATTCACCTTTTGCGGCAGGCCGGCGGCGCCAATTCGTCGTCGTTCCCTCGTCTCCTGGTGACCGTGGGTAGGAATACGGAAGTGACTCTTATCGACGAATACGGCGGCGGACCGGTCGACGAGCGACAAGGGGTCGCCTATGCCAACGGGGCGGCGGAGATTGCCGCCGATGACGACAGCCGGGTGCGCTATATTTCCCTGCAGCGCCTGGCGCCGGCCACTCGGTTTTACCAGACGCATCGGGCCAGAATGGGCCGGGGTGCGCAGATGCTGACAATCCCGCTCGTGTTCGGCGGCACCCTGTCCAAGCAGAACTTCGGCGTCATCCTGAACGGCCCCGGCGCCGACAGCCGTATGTACGGGCTGCTGTTCGGCTCCGGCTTCCAGCACTTTGATAACCACACGCTGCATCATCATGCGTCGGGCCGGACAACCTCGGATATCGACTTCAAAGTGGTCTTGCGCGACCGGGCGCTCTCGGCTTATACCGGGCTGATCCGAATTGAACACGCCGCGCGCGGCTGCGAGGCCTACCAGGAAAACCGCAATCTGCTGCTGACCGAAGGGGCCCGGGCCGAGACGATACCTGAACTGGAAATCCTGAACGAGGATGTCAGCTGCTCGCATGGCGCCACTCTCGGGCCGATCGATCCCCTGCTTCTGTTTTATCTCGGCAGCCGGGGCATTCCGCACCGCGACGCTGTTCGCATGGTGGTTTCGGGGTTTGTGGCGTCGACCCTCGAGCAGGTGCCCGGGGACATTCGCGACAAGATCACGGCGTTTGTCGACGAGCGCCTGGAGAATCTGTAG
- the sufB gene encoding Fe-S cluster assembly protein SufB: MADTVDKQKHDLSRLNDDYSAKYGFSDPVDYFHKGARGLNHEVVEMISRMKNEPRWMTDIRHKAYDIFMSKPTPRWGNTRLLDEIDYDNIYYFMKPIEMAQESWDDVPEYIKKTFDRLGIPDAEKKFLGGVSAQYESEVVYHSMQEDLKKQGIIFLDMDSGLREHPEIVQKYFASVIPSTDNKFAALNTAVWSGGSFIYVPPGVEVRAPLQAYFRINAENMGQFERTLIIADKGSRVHYIEGCTAPIYSTNSLHSAVVELIALEGAYIRYTTIQNWARNIYNLVTKRSTAHKNATVEWVDGNLGSRLTMKYPCIQLVGEGARGEILSVAFAGIDQHQDAGAKVIHAAPNTSSRITSKSISKDNGRATYRGLVKIHKNADNCKVSVECDALLIGEEARSDTYPTMEIDNDKVRVEHEARVSKVAEEQLFYLQSRGLTEDEARLLIVNGFMEPFTKELPLEYAVELNRLIALEMEGSIG, translated from the coding sequence ATGGCCGACACAGTTGACAAACAGAAACACGACCTTTCGCGGCTGAATGACGATTACTCGGCGAAGTACGGCTTCAGCGACCCGGTCGACTATTTCCACAAAGGGGCCAGGGGGCTGAACCACGAAGTGGTCGAGATGATCTCGCGGATGAAAAACGAGCCGCGCTGGATGACCGATATCCGCCACAAGGCGTACGATATCTTTATGTCGAAGCCGACACCCCGCTGGGGCAATACCAGGCTGCTCGACGAAATCGACTACGACAATATCTACTACTTCATGAAGCCGATCGAAATGGCCCAGGAGTCATGGGACGATGTGCCGGAGTATATCAAGAAAACATTCGACCGGCTCGGCATTCCGGACGCGGAGAAAAAGTTCCTGGGCGGTGTCTCCGCTCAGTATGAATCCGAGGTCGTCTATCACTCCATGCAGGAAGACCTCAAGAAACAGGGGATCATCTTCCTCGATATGGATTCCGGCCTGCGCGAGCATCCGGAGATTGTCCAGAAGTACTTCGCGTCCGTGATACCGTCGACCGACAACAAGTTTGCCGCCCTCAACACGGCGGTCTGGTCGGGCGGGTCGTTTATCTATGTGCCGCCGGGTGTTGAAGTCCGCGCTCCGCTACAGGCCTATTTCCGGATTAACGCCGAGAATATGGGCCAGTTCGAGCGGACCCTGATCATCGCGGACAAAGGCTCCCGTGTGCACTACATCGAAGGCTGTACCGCGCCGATCTACTCGACCAACTCGCTCCACTCGGCGGTGGTTGAGCTGATTGCGCTCGAGGGCGCCTACATCCGGTACACAACTATCCAGAACTGGGCGCGCAACATATACAATCTCGTGACCAAACGGTCGACCGCGCACAAGAACGCAACAGTCGAGTGGGTCGACGGCAACCTCGGTTCACGCCTCACCATGAAGTATCCATGTATCCAGCTTGTCGGCGAGGGCGCCCGCGGCGAGATTCTCTCGGTCGCGTTTGCCGGAATCGACCAGCATCAGGATGCCGGCGCAAAAGTAATTCACGCGGCGCCAAATACTTCGTCGCGGATTACCTCGAAATCCATCTCCAAGGATAACGGCCGTGCGACCTACCGAGGCCTTGTTAAGATCCACAAGAACGCGGATAACTGCAAAGTGTCGGTCGAGTGTGACGCCCTCTTGATCGGCGAAGAGGCCCGCAGCGACACCTACCCCACGATGGAAATCGACAACGACAAGGTGCGCGTCGAACACGAGGCGCGGGTCTCCAAGGTAGCCGAGGAGCAGTTGTTTTACCTGCAGAGTCGCGGCCTGACGGAAGACGAGGCCCGCCTGCTGATTGTCAACGGCTTTATGGAGCCGTTTACGAAGGAACTGCCGCTCGAGTATGCGGTGGAGCTCAATCGCCTGATTGCCCTTGAAATGGAAGGCTCGATAGGATAA
- the sufC gene encoding Fe-S cluster assembly ATPase SufC, protein MSNNAKLFEFEDVHVTVESKEVVKGVSLTIRPGEIHAIMGKNGSGKSSLSNALVGHPAYQITSGSVLLEGRDLLEMEPDERSRAGLFLAFQYPVAIPGVTVANFLRTALQAHRGKDADMSDFRKLLRAEMKVLGVEESFATRYLNDGFSGGEKKRIEILQMGVLRPKMAILDETDSGLDIDALKTVAEGINRFHSDNNGILLVTHYQRLLNYIKPDYVHVMMDGLLVRSGGPELALKLEDQGYEWLETEMAQKASV, encoded by the coding sequence ATGAGTAACAACGCGAAGCTGTTTGAATTCGAGGACGTCCATGTGACCGTCGAGAGCAAAGAAGTTGTCAAAGGCGTCTCCCTGACTATCCGCCCCGGAGAAATCCACGCCATCATGGGCAAGAACGGATCGGGTAAGTCTTCCCTGTCCAACGCCCTCGTGGGCCATCCGGCGTACCAGATTACCTCGGGATCGGTCCTCCTCGAGGGGCGCGACCTTCTCGAAATGGAACCGGATGAGCGCTCCCGCGCCGGGCTGTTTCTGGCCTTCCAGTATCCGGTGGCGATTCCGGGTGTGACGGTTGCCAATTTCCTTCGCACCGCCCTGCAGGCGCATCGCGGCAAGGACGCCGACATGTCCGATTTCCGCAAACTTCTCCGGGCCGAAATGAAAGTGCTGGGCGTCGAAGAATCATTCGCCACACGCTATCTCAACGACGGCTTCTCAGGCGGCGAGAAGAAACGAATCGAGATTCTGCAAATGGGGGTTCTTAGGCCGAAGATGGCAATACTCGACGAAACCGACTCCGGGTTGGACATCGACGCTTTGAAAACGGTGGCCGAAGGGATCAACCGCTTCCATAGTGACAACAACGGTATCCTGCTCGTGACGCACTACCAGAGGCTGCTAAACTACATCAAGCCGGATTATGTGCATGTCATGATGGACGGCCTCCTAGTGCGATCGGGCGGGCCGGAATTGGCTTTGAAGCTCGAAGATCAGGGCTACGAATGGCTCGAAACAGAAATGGCTCAGAAAGCTAGTGTGTAA
- a CDS encoding Rrf2 family transcriptional regulator produces the protein MRITAVEEYGLRCLLSLARQGQGKQLSIPEIAEMEGLSIPYVSKLLSILRRAGLVTAERGRSGGFSIPRPLDQISLYEILVALGGPLIDPAHCQKHTGQLDECVHIQNCSVHDVLGGLAGYVQEFLTDTTLQDLAAGLPTTFAARTKGPVSIAQSALYGELKQIKGADPIG, from the coding sequence ATGCGGATAACAGCGGTCGAAGAATACGGGCTTCGTTGCCTCTTGTCCCTGGCCCGCCAGGGGCAGGGAAAGCAGCTATCCATTCCGGAGATTGCCGAGATGGAAGGGCTTTCGATCCCGTATGTCTCGAAACTGCTCTCGATCCTGCGGCGGGCGGGGCTGGTCACCGCCGAGCGCGGTCGTTCAGGTGGTTTTTCGATCCCTCGTCCCCTGGATCAAATCAGTCTATACGAAATCCTGGTGGCGCTGGGCGGGCCGCTTATCGATCCGGCCCACTGCCAGAAACATACTGGCCAACTTGACGAGTGTGTCCACATTCAGAACTGCTCGGTGCACGATGTTCTGGGCGGCCTCGCCGGGTATGTCCAGGAGTTTCTGACAGATACGACTTTGCAGGACCTGGCCGCCGGGCTGCCCACAACTTTCGCCGCGCGGACCAAGGGACCGGTGAGCATCGCCCAGTCCGCTCTGTATGGTGAGCTGAAGCAGATAAAGGGCGCCGACCCAATCGGTTGA
- a CDS encoding mannose-1-phosphate guanylyltransferase, protein MIHGVILAGGRGERFWPLSRADKPKQFLKLTSEKTMLEETIVRVSPLIPLERIKIVATESMGRHIVAAADKIDTQHLLAEPRGRNTCLAIGLAAVHLRHEDPDAIMVVLSSDHLIRPAEKLVQIIEDACLIAAADQSLITIGIVPTRPETAYGYIKIGEEFGSDVRSQVYHVAAFTEKPKAVVAQEYYFNKNYLWNSGMFVWKAEAILKAIGDCRKEIARLLDEYARSVGTPSEMEARERLYARAESISIDYAVLETAKNVLAIKADIVWDDVGSWLALQRYKEVDGENNVVIGDALLRDTFETTIYNDSPGIIAALGVSDLVIVRAGDITMVAHKAKLSDLKKLLQDIGENDDTRKYL, encoded by the coding sequence ATGATACATGGAGTTATTCTGGCCGGTGGCCGGGGAGAGCGGTTCTGGCCGCTGTCACGAGCAGATAAGCCCAAGCAGTTCTTGAAGTTAACATCCGAAAAGACGATGCTCGAAGAAACTATCGTCCGGGTGAGTCCGCTGATCCCGCTTGAACGGATCAAGATTGTCGCGACTGAGTCGATGGGCCGCCATATTGTTGCTGCGGCCGACAAAATCGACACCCAGCATCTTCTGGCGGAACCACGCGGCCGGAACACCTGTCTGGCAATTGGGCTGGCCGCCGTGCACCTTCGCCACGAAGATCCCGATGCCATCATGGTCGTGCTTTCTTCCGACCATCTGATCCGTCCCGCCGAGAAACTGGTCCAGATAATCGAGGACGCCTGTCTGATCGCTGCAGCCGATCAGTCGCTGATCACCATCGGTATCGTACCGACCCGGCCGGAGACGGCTTACGGGTACATTAAGATAGGCGAGGAGTTCGGGTCCGACGTTCGAAGCCAGGTCTATCATGTGGCCGCTTTCACCGAGAAACCCAAGGCGGTCGTGGCGCAGGAGTATTACTTCAACAAGAACTACCTGTGGAACAGCGGCATGTTTGTTTGGAAGGCCGAGGCGATTCTCAAGGCGATCGGCGATTGCCGCAAGGAGATTGCCCGCCTGCTCGACGAGTACGCCCGTTCCGTAGGTACGCCGTCGGAGATGGAAGCGCGCGAACGCCTCTATGCCCGGGCGGAGTCGATCTCGATTGATTACGCTGTTTTAGAGACGGCGAAAAATGTTCTCGCTATCAAGGCGGACATTGTCTGGGATGATGTTGGCAGTTGGCTGGCTCTCCAGCGGTATAAAGAAGTAGATGGCGAGAATAATGTAGTGATCGGTGATGCATTGCTGCGTGATACTTTCGAGACCACGATATATAATGATAGCCCGGGCATTATTGCCGCGCTCGGAGTATCCGATCTCGTGATTGTGCGCGCCGGAGATATTACTATGGTAGCTCACAAGGCCAAGCTGAGCGATTTGAAAAAGCTGCTCCAGGATATTGGGGAGAATGACGACACGCGCAAGTATCTATAG
- a CDS encoding SPOR domain-containing protein, whose amino-acid sequence MTTRASIYSLLAAAAMSLLLPGCLKPTVETLEVADTSATVAVDPRGFDPLELPRDREIVPALYPRTGDIFGKQVIIEKGAVDLAGVTRPSADDSSVIGLDTLNNQSYRVQIFTGLVYGEARQVARVAEEIFDQPVYVDYEVPNYKVRVGNWPDRASAERYQQKARGVGYTNAWVVMVGINVREVAPLYTSPDKESTSKQESTSDSAAEDDEGTGAQD is encoded by the coding sequence ATGACGACACGCGCAAGTATCTATAGCCTGCTGGCGGCGGCAGCTATGAGTTTGCTTCTGCCCGGATGTCTCAAGCCGACGGTCGAGACTCTTGAAGTTGCTGACACTTCGGCAACGGTAGCAGTTGATCCTCGCGGCTTTGATCCTCTCGAACTGCCTCGGGACCGAGAAATCGTGCCCGCGCTGTATCCGCGCACCGGTGACATTTTCGGCAAACAGGTCATTATCGAAAAGGGAGCCGTGGATCTGGCCGGAGTAACGCGACCGTCCGCTGACGATTCCTCTGTGATCGGTCTTGATACGCTCAACAATCAATCCTACCGGGTTCAGATCTTCACCGGTCTCGTTTATGGCGAGGCCCGCCAGGTGGCGCGGGTAGCCGAGGAGATATTCGATCAGCCGGTCTATGTCGATTACGAAGTGCCCAATTATAAAGTCAGGGTGGGTAACTGGCCCGACAGAGCCTCGGCCGAGAGGTATCAGCAGAAGGCGCGCGGGGTCGGATACACCAATGCCTGGGTTGTCATGGTGGGAATCAACGTCCGTGAGGTCGCCCCGCTTTACACCAGCCCGGACAAAGAGTCGACCTCAAAACAAGAAAGTACGTCAGATTCGGCGGCAGAGGATGACGAGGGGACTGGTGCTCAGGATTGA